In Rhodococcus rhodochrous, a single genomic region encodes these proteins:
- a CDS encoding sugar-binding transcriptional regulator produces the protein MTAPGPTNIPDTESPVSTEDLRLAVRAATLYYLDGLTQAEVAQRLGVSRPTAGRLVARARAQGLVRIEVTVPPTWRDDLHAETERALEERYGLVEAVVVGRRVDDAGPIEDSASFAALGRAAAGLLTRRLRPSDTLGFTWGPETVAVAQALPSGVASCATIVQLDGSISTSAYQTGTEFVLGRCAEQLRAQPLRLPTPLYADPSTVASMHADSLISRTLEVGRRAEVMLFGVGAVSTSTTLFEGSFLDTTMLHELDGLGAVGEIGGRFFRADGTPVHGELETRTMSVPLDDVRDCPATILVTGGQSKHRAVLGALRGGLANMLVCDIACAQYLLDHPDHALENGTPKDEAPPK, from the coding sequence GTGACCGCCCCCGGCCCCACCAACATCCCGGACACGGAGAGCCCGGTATCCACCGAGGATCTCCGTCTCGCCGTGCGGGCCGCGACGCTCTACTACCTCGACGGCCTCACGCAGGCCGAGGTGGCGCAGCGTCTCGGCGTCTCCCGCCCCACCGCCGGCCGGCTCGTCGCGCGGGCTCGCGCCCAGGGCCTGGTGCGCATCGAGGTCACCGTGCCACCCACCTGGCGCGACGACCTGCACGCCGAGACCGAACGGGCACTCGAGGAGCGCTACGGGCTCGTCGAGGCCGTAGTGGTCGGGCGTCGCGTCGACGACGCCGGCCCGATCGAGGACTCCGCGAGCTTCGCCGCCCTCGGGCGCGCCGCCGCCGGCCTGCTCACCCGGCGCCTCCGCCCCTCCGACACCCTCGGATTCACATGGGGCCCGGAGACCGTCGCTGTGGCACAGGCCCTTCCGTCGGGTGTCGCGAGTTGCGCGACGATCGTCCAGCTCGACGGATCCATCTCCACGAGCGCCTACCAGACCGGCACCGAGTTCGTCCTCGGTCGCTGCGCCGAACAACTTCGGGCGCAACCGCTCCGGCTTCCCACACCGCTGTACGCCGATCCGTCCACGGTCGCATCGATGCACGCCGACTCGTTGATCTCCCGCACGCTCGAGGTCGGGCGCCGCGCCGAGGTGATGCTCTTCGGTGTGGGCGCGGTGTCGACCTCGACCACCCTGTTCGAGGGCAGCTTCCTCGACACCACGATGCTCCACGAACTCGACGGCCTCGGTGCGGTCGGCGAGATCGGCGGCCGGTTCTTCCGCGCCGACGGCACCCCCGTGCACGGCGAACTCGAGACCCGAACCATGTCGGTGCCCCTCGACGACGTCCGCGACTGCCCCGCCACCATTCTCGTCACCGGCGGGCAGTCCAAGCACCGCGCTGTACTCGGTGCTCTCCGAGGCGGTCTCGCGAACATGCTCGTCTGCGACATCGCGTGCGCCCAGTATCTGCTCGACCATCCCGACCACGCCCTCGAGAACGGCACCCCGAAGGACGAGGCACCACCGAAATGA
- a CDS encoding NAD(P)-dependent alcohol dehydrogenase, translated as MRAAVLLEPGRIEMQERPLPAPEPGDVLVRVTTVGVCGSDAHYYREGRIGEFVVTDPIVLGHEASGVVVAVGDGVPQSRIGERVSIEPQRPDPLTEETRRGDYNLCPHMRFYATPPVDGALCEYVTIGAAFAHPVPDTVSDDAAALCEPLSVGIAAVRKARVTAGSRVLVTGAGPVGIVVAQVARAFGAVEVVVTDLDERRRETAQSFGASAALDPRVDDPSALRVDAYIDASGAPAAVDSGIRAVRPGGTVVLVGSGAETMTLPVQLVQNRELILTGVFRYANTWPTALALLGAGRVDLDSMVTARFPLDKTADALESDRTPGNIKAVVDVTDPAGKD; from the coding sequence ATGCGTGCCGCCGTGCTTCTCGAACCGGGCCGCATCGAGATGCAGGAACGGCCACTACCTGCACCGGAGCCCGGCGACGTCCTCGTCCGGGTGACCACCGTGGGGGTGTGCGGTTCGGACGCGCACTACTACCGCGAAGGACGTATCGGCGAGTTCGTCGTGACCGATCCGATCGTGCTCGGCCACGAGGCGTCCGGGGTCGTGGTCGCGGTCGGAGACGGTGTTCCGCAGAGCCGGATCGGCGAGCGGGTCTCGATCGAACCGCAACGCCCCGACCCGCTCACCGAGGAGACGCGCCGCGGCGACTACAACCTGTGCCCGCACATGCGCTTCTACGCCACACCGCCCGTCGACGGCGCGCTGTGCGAGTACGTCACCATCGGGGCGGCCTTCGCGCATCCCGTTCCGGACACGGTGTCCGACGACGCCGCCGCCCTGTGCGAGCCGCTGTCGGTCGGTATCGCGGCCGTCCGGAAGGCCCGTGTCACCGCCGGCTCACGAGTCCTCGTCACCGGCGCCGGGCCCGTCGGCATCGTCGTCGCACAGGTCGCGCGCGCCTTCGGTGCGGTCGAGGTCGTCGTCACCGACCTCGACGAGCGACGACGCGAGACCGCACAGTCGTTCGGGGCGAGCGCTGCGCTCGATCCCCGCGTCGACGACCCGTCGGCCCTGCGCGTGGACGCCTACATCGACGCGTCCGGCGCCCCCGCCGCCGTCGACTCGGGTATCCGCGCGGTCCGTCCCGGCGGCACCGTCGTCCTCGTCGGATCCGGCGCCGAGACGATGACCCTGCCGGTGCAGCTGGTCCAGAACCGCGAACTGATCCTGACCGGCGTGTTCCGTTACGCGAACACGTGGCCGACCGCGCTCGCGCTCCTCGGGGCGGGCCGGGTCGATCTCGACTCGATGGTCACCGCCCGGTTCCCCCTCGACAAGACCGCCGACGCACTCGAATCCGATCGCACACCCGGAAACATCAAGGCCGTCGTGGACGTGACCGATCCGGCGGGAAAGGACTGA
- a CDS encoding mannitol dehydrogenase family protein — MHVNEQTLPELGVPVPSYSRDDVSVGIVHFGVGGFHRAHQAMYVDRLLEQGKAKEWGICGVGVLPGDRRMQEALAAQDHLYTLVLTHPDGTWEPRVIGSIVDYRYAPDDPEAVIELLAAPTTRIISLTVTEGGYNIRHDTGEFDVDDPAVQHDLRSGEPPATVFGLVTEALARRRERALRAPTVMSCDNIEGNGSVARRVFTEYARLLNPDLAEWISEHVRFPNSMVDRITPVTTDEVVSALSERFDVQDRWPVAAEPFTSWVLEEAFADGRPPFEDAGVQIVDDVAPYELMKLRLLNAGHQGLCYFAYLMGYRLVHEAAQDPLLAGFVRAYMDTDATPTLKPVPGIDLDEYKTTLIERFANPEIRDTIARLCAESSDRIPKWLVPVIRENLATGGHVQSSAAIVASWARYAEGVDEQGQPIEVVDRLADTLVPIARRQLTHPTAFIENTEVFGDLAQNHRFVDAYTWALNALHNDGARATLKELPGEPE; from the coding sequence ATGCACGTGAACGAGCAAACGCTTCCCGAGCTGGGTGTGCCCGTCCCGAGTTACAGTCGGGACGACGTCTCCGTCGGCATCGTGCACTTCGGTGTGGGCGGATTCCACCGCGCGCATCAGGCGATGTACGTAGACCGGCTCCTCGAACAGGGGAAGGCGAAGGAATGGGGTATCTGCGGCGTCGGGGTGCTCCCCGGTGATCGCCGCATGCAGGAGGCACTCGCCGCGCAGGACCACCTGTACACGCTGGTGCTCACCCATCCCGACGGCACGTGGGAGCCGCGGGTGATCGGCTCGATCGTCGACTATCGTTACGCTCCCGACGATCCCGAGGCCGTCATCGAGTTGCTCGCGGCCCCGACCACCCGGATCATCTCGCTGACCGTCACCGAGGGCGGCTACAACATCCGTCACGACACCGGCGAGTTCGACGTCGACGATCCGGCCGTGCAACACGATTTGCGGTCCGGTGAACCCCCGGCCACCGTCTTCGGTCTCGTCACCGAGGCTCTCGCCCGGCGTCGGGAGCGGGCACTGCGCGCCCCGACGGTGATGTCGTGCGACAACATCGAGGGCAACGGAAGCGTCGCGCGTCGCGTCTTCACCGAATACGCGCGCCTTCTGAACCCGGATCTCGCGGAGTGGATCTCCGAGCACGTCCGCTTCCCGAACTCGATGGTCGACCGGATCACCCCGGTGACCACCGACGAGGTGGTCTCGGCGTTGTCCGAACGCTTCGACGTGCAGGACCGCTGGCCGGTCGCCGCCGAGCCCTTCACCTCCTGGGTCCTCGAGGAGGCCTTCGCCGACGGGCGCCCGCCTTTCGAGGATGCGGGAGTGCAGATCGTCGACGACGTCGCTCCCTACGAGCTGATGAAGTTGCGTCTGCTCAACGCGGGTCATCAGGGGCTCTGCTATTTCGCGTATCTCATGGGATACCGGCTCGTCCACGAGGCCGCACAGGATCCGCTCCTCGCCGGATTCGTCCGTGCCTACATGGACACCGACGCGACGCCGACCCTGAAACCGGTGCCGGGCATCGATCTCGACGAGTACAAGACCACCCTCATCGAGAGGTTCGCGAACCCCGAGATCCGGGACACGATCGCCCGCTTGTGCGCCGAGTCGTCCGACCGCATCCCGAAGTGGCTGGTGCCGGTGATCCGGGAGAACCTGGCCACCGGTGGTCACGTGCAGTCGTCCGCGGCGATCGTCGCCTCGTGGGCGCGCTACGCCGAAGGCGTCGACGAACAGGGGCAACCGATCGAGGTGGTCGACCGGCTCGCCGACACGCTCGTCCCGATCGCGCGACGACAACTCACGCATCCCACTGCTTTCATCGAGAACACCGAGGTCTTCGGTGATCTCGCGCAGAACCACCGCTTCGTCGACGCCTACACCTGGGCGCTCAACGCCCTGCACAACGACGGCGCCCGCGCCACCCTGAAAGAACTTCCGGGAGAGCCGGAATGA
- a CDS encoding carbohydrate kinase family protein: MNGHALVVGEALVDIVHRGGAEPVEHVGGSPLNVALGLGRLDRPVQFTTRVGTDARGRRIVDHLAASGVSLTPGSAAAERTATAQAEIDEKGSAKYEFDIVWDPVEPPPSVDAVLVHTGSIATVLEPGCELVAELVAQQAGTSTVSFDPNVRPALIDDPACGRERIERLVSLADVVKASDEDLTWFAPDRDPLDTARDWLSRGPAIVAVTRGERGAVALCAAGTVEVPAVRVEVVDTVGAGDAFTTGLLDGLWTCGLLGADNREPLRGIGIDDLRDVLDTAAWTSGLTVARAGADLPTLADRTAAREAAR; this comes from the coding sequence ATGAACGGCCACGCGCTCGTCGTCGGAGAAGCCCTCGTCGACATCGTCCACCGCGGCGGTGCCGAACCCGTCGAGCATGTGGGCGGGAGCCCGCTCAACGTCGCGCTGGGTCTGGGGCGGCTCGACCGGCCCGTGCAGTTCACGACACGCGTCGGCACCGACGCCCGCGGACGGCGGATCGTCGACCATCTCGCGGCCTCCGGTGTGTCGTTGACGCCGGGCAGCGCGGCAGCCGAGCGCACAGCGACCGCGCAGGCGGAGATCGACGAGAAGGGTTCCGCGAAGTACGAATTCGATATCGTCTGGGATCCGGTCGAGCCACCACCGTCGGTGGACGCCGTGCTCGTGCACACCGGATCCATCGCGACGGTGCTCGAACCCGGTTGTGAACTCGTCGCCGAACTCGTCGCGCAGCAGGCAGGAACGTCCACGGTGAGCTTCGACCCGAACGTCCGCCCGGCACTGATCGACGACCCGGCGTGTGGGCGGGAACGGATCGAACGCCTCGTCTCGCTCGCCGATGTGGTCAAGGCCAGCGACGAGGACCTGACGTGGTTCGCACCCGACCGCGATCCCCTCGACACCGCACGGGACTGGCTCTCGCGAGGGCCGGCGATCGTCGCGGTGACCCGCGGAGAACGCGGTGCGGTGGCGCTGTGTGCGGCCGGAACCGTCGAGGTGCCCGCCGTGCGGGTCGAGGTTGTCGACACCGTCGGGGCAGGCGACGCCTTCACCACCGGTCTGCTCGACGGATTGTGGACCTGCGGACTCCTCGGCGCCGATAATCGGGAACCGCTGCGCGGCATCGGGATCGACGACCTGCGCGACGTGCTCGACACCGCCGCGTGGACGTCCGGTCTGACCGTCGCGCGCGCCGGCGCCGACCTGCCCACGCTGGCCGACCGTACCGCGGCCCGGGAGGCGGCACGATGA
- a CDS encoding xylulokinase, with translation MTLVAGIDSSTQSCKVVVCDADTGTIVREGRAPHPPGTAVDPLEWRAAFDRACSEAGGLDDVAAISVGAQQHGMVCLDDRGDVVRDALLWNDTRSAAAAADLVDEAGGSAAWAEAVGVVPLAAITVAKTRWLADHEPGNADRTAALCLPHDWLTWTMRTDRDLDRLATDRSDASGTGYFDASTDTYRRDLLELALRRPSPILPRVAGPAESVGETVAGALLGPGAGDNAASALALDVREGDVVVSIGTSGVVCAVSTTPARDADGYVAGFADATGRHLPLVCTLNGARVLDATATMLGVDHTELTRLALSAPAGSDGLVLVPYLEGERTPNRPGATGALHGLRLGTATPAHLARAAFEGLLCSLADGIDHIRAQGTEVRRVLLVGGGARSQAVCELAPAVLGMPVDVPEPGEYVARGAARQAAWVLRGGDEPPTWEPEPSRHYETDPAPHVRERYAEVRDLTDR, from the coding sequence ATGACGCTCGTCGCCGGGATCGATTCGTCCACCCAGTCGTGCAAGGTCGTCGTGTGCGACGCCGACACCGGAACCATCGTGCGCGAAGGTCGTGCTCCGCATCCGCCCGGCACCGCGGTGGACCCGCTGGAGTGGCGCGCCGCCTTCGATCGGGCATGTTCCGAAGCGGGCGGACTCGACGACGTCGCGGCGATCTCGGTGGGAGCGCAGCAGCACGGCATGGTCTGCCTCGACGACCGCGGCGACGTGGTCCGCGACGCGCTGCTGTGGAACGACACGAGATCCGCAGCGGCAGCAGCCGATCTCGTCGACGAGGCCGGTGGCTCGGCCGCGTGGGCCGAGGCCGTCGGGGTGGTCCCGCTCGCCGCGATCACCGTCGCGAAGACCCGCTGGCTCGCCGACCACGAACCCGGCAACGCCGACCGCACCGCGGCGCTGTGCCTGCCGCACGACTGGCTGACGTGGACGATGCGTACCGACCGCGACCTCGACCGGCTCGCCACCGATCGCAGCGACGCGAGCGGCACCGGCTACTTCGACGCGTCCACGGACACCTATCGCCGGGATCTGCTCGAACTGGCCCTGCGCCGGCCGAGTCCGATCCTTCCGCGGGTCGCCGGGCCGGCCGAGAGCGTCGGTGAGACGGTCGCCGGTGCCCTGCTCGGTCCGGGGGCCGGCGACAATGCGGCGAGCGCGCTGGCCCTCGACGTCCGCGAAGGCGATGTGGTCGTCTCGATCGGCACGTCGGGCGTGGTGTGCGCGGTGTCCACGACACCGGCCCGCGATGCGGACGGTTACGTCGCGGGATTCGCCGACGCGACCGGCCGGCATCTGCCACTGGTGTGCACGCTCAACGGGGCCCGGGTACTGGACGCCACCGCGACGATGCTCGGCGTCGACCACACCGAGCTCACGCGGCTCGCACTCTCGGCGCCGGCCGGCAGCGACGGACTCGTGCTGGTCCCGTATCTGGAAGGGGAACGTACCCCGAACCGTCCCGGCGCGACGGGCGCACTGCACGGGCTGCGGCTCGGAACGGCGACTCCCGCGCATCTCGCCCGCGCGGCGTTCGAGGGCCTGCTGTGTTCGCTGGCCGACGGCATCGACCACATCCGGGCGCAGGGCACCGAGGTCCGGCGGGTGCTGCTCGTCGGCGGTGGGGCGCGCTCGCAGGCGGTGTGCGAGCTGGCGCCGGCGGTGCTGGGCATGCCTGTCGACGTTCCCGAACCGGGGGAGTACGTGGCGCGGGGCGCGGCCCGACAGGCGGCGTGGGTGCTGCGCGGAGGCGACGAGCCTCCCACCTGGGAACCCGAACCGAGCCGCCACTACGAAACCGACCCGGCCCCGCACGTGCGGGAGCGTTACGCGGAGGTGCGGGATCTGACCGACCGCTGA
- a CDS encoding pentapeptide repeat-containing protein: protein MAARSTTHPPRIDAPDLGVLTDADGDELLAHGIFESVRYTDTDLTGRDLTGIVMSECSLVTPIVADSDLTSARLRDAVVERMQAPNLFAPRSSLHRVHIRDSRIGALDLFDADLRSVTIADSKLGLVNLRAATGRDVLFRGCIVDELDLGGGTFTRVAFEDCSVGVLDVDRATLDQVDLRGLRIDTIRNMDGMKGATIDAHQAVALAGQFAAHLGLRIEDLP from the coding sequence ATGGCTGCTCGTTCCACCACCCACCCGCCGAGGATCGACGCTCCGGACCTCGGTGTCCTCACCGACGCGGACGGCGACGAGCTGCTCGCGCACGGGATCTTCGAGAGCGTGCGCTACACCGACACGGACCTCACGGGCCGTGATCTGACGGGGATCGTCATGTCCGAATGTTCGCTCGTCACACCGATCGTCGCCGACAGCGACCTCACGAGCGCACGCCTGCGCGACGCCGTGGTCGAGCGCATGCAGGCACCGAATCTGTTCGCGCCGCGCAGCAGCCTGCACCGCGTGCACATCCGGGACAGCCGGATCGGTGCGCTGGACCTCTTCGACGCGGATCTGCGCAGTGTCACGATCGCGGATTCGAAACTCGGCCTGGTCAATCTGCGGGCCGCCACGGGACGCGACGTGCTCTTCCGCGGCTGCATCGTCGACGAACTGGATCTGGGCGGGGGCACCTTCACCCGCGTCGCCTTCGAGGACTGTTCCGTCGGCGTCCTCGACGTCGACCGCGCAACCCTCGACCAGGTCGATCTGCGCGGCCTGCGCATCGACACGATCCGCAACATGGACGGGATGAAGGGCGCGACGATCGACGCCCACCAGGCCGTAGCGCTGGCAGGACAGTTCGCCGCCCACCTGGGCCTGCGCATCGAGGACCTTCCCTGA
- a CDS encoding CGNR zinc finger domain-containing protein — protein sequence MHLNPYGEYAVLLAASLAGDWPDDRDGIVARTREVGMTMDFPTAPDDHPRTREVIDDWLAIVDASDPRERARLLNAQMATAAAYPRLTDHDGEGWHLHYRDEVQPLPDVLRAVISVGTALHLTTRGMHRLHRCAAADIPTNPCSAVVVDITRNGRQRYCSVRCANRAAVRRHRARAAQQRRPA from the coding sequence ATGCATCTCAACCCTTACGGCGAGTATGCGGTCCTCCTCGCGGCGTCGCTGGCCGGCGACTGGCCCGACGATCGGGACGGCATCGTGGCCCGTACGCGCGAGGTGGGGATGACCATGGACTTCCCGACCGCGCCCGACGACCATCCACGCACCCGCGAGGTCATCGACGACTGGCTCGCCATCGTCGACGCGTCCGACCCCAGGGAACGTGCGCGCCTGCTCAACGCGCAGATGGCCACCGCAGCGGCCTATCCCCGGCTGACCGATCACGACGGCGAGGGGTGGCACCTGCACTACCGCGACGAGGTCCAACCGCTCCCCGACGTACTGCGCGCGGTAATCAGCGTCGGCACGGCACTGCACCTCACCACGCGCGGAATGCACCGCCTCCACCGGTGCGCCGCAGCGGACATTCCCACCAACCCGTGCTCGGCCGTGGTCGTCGACATCACCCGCAACGGTCGCCAGCGGTACTGCTCCGTGCGCTGCGCGAACCGCGCCGCTGTGCGCAGGCACCGAGCGCGGGCGGCCCAGCAGCGTCGACCCGCATAG
- a CDS encoding VOC family protein yields the protein MPRITPWLWFDMNAEEAANFYIGIFPNSKIGEITHYTEESTGGDIPVPPGTPMTVEFFLDGQVFYGLNGGPQFRFSEAVSFQIDCADQEEADHYWYALTADGGEESACGWLKDKYGLSWQVVPKRLNELLADPDPEVAKRVTAAMMKMRRIDVSALEAAARG from the coding sequence ATGCCCAGGATCACCCCGTGGTTGTGGTTCGACATGAACGCCGAAGAGGCCGCGAACTTCTACATCGGCATCTTCCCCAACTCCAAGATCGGTGAGATCACCCATTACACCGAGGAGTCCACCGGAGGCGACATCCCGGTTCCGCCGGGGACCCCGATGACGGTCGAGTTCTTCCTCGACGGCCAGGTCTTCTACGGACTCAACGGAGGACCGCAGTTCCGGTTCTCCGAAGCGGTGTCCTTCCAGATCGACTGCGCCGATCAGGAGGAGGCCGACCACTACTGGTACGCGCTGACCGCCGACGGCGGCGAGGAATCCGCGTGCGGATGGTTGAAGGACAAGTACGGCCTGTCGTGGCAGGTGGTACCGAAACGGCTGAACGAACTGCTCGCCGACCCCGATCCGGAGGTCGCGAAGCGCGTGACCGCCGCGATGATGAAGATGCGCCGGATCGACGTGTCGGCGCTCGAGGCCGCCGCACGCGGCTGA